The window ATGCTACAAAACAAGAGTTCCATATCCACCTCAAAACTCACTTATGCTACCGCTCAATCATTATGTTTTGCACATATTGGGTCTGAGGTGTCTGAAAGACACTctgatgaaaatatttaataagatgaAGGAAGGAAAATTGGGACATAGGCTTTGGAGAAATCTACAACGGACATAAAAGTTTGGGAATTTTCGCCTATAGATAGGGCTGAAGTTATGGAGAAGATTGGTTGAAGTATAAGCAAAACAAAGGCAGTTTGAGAATGAGACCTTGAGGAACATCAACACTTACAtgacaaatggaaaaaaaggaaagcaatacTATAAAAGGAAAGGCAAGTACGAGTGGTAGCACAGAAGCTAAAAAGAGACCTTTCTGAAAGTGAGAGTGGTCAATGGTTGGTGGCAAAGCACATAGCAATACCACgttcacatatgagaaataaagggCATTTTGGCAACTAGGAAATTATCACTAACTTTAATGAAAGCAATTTCACTCGACTGATGGGTGCAAAGTATTGTACAATGCTTTGCAGTTACTGGAAATCTGAACTAAAAGATTTAGAATAGTGGATAATGGAACATACCAACTCAAGAAAGGAAAGGCACCGAAAATGGTTACAAGTTAAGGAAAGATAGCCTGTAGGGACAGAGCCAGAAGAACATATAATTAAGACTACACAAGATAGCCCTGTCCAGTTggatcagcagtagagtgttggcctggcatgtggaagttccgtgTTTgactcctgggcagggcacacaggagaagcacccatctgcttctccatcattccctcttttttctatctctctcttccccttctacagccaaggctccactgaagcaaagttggcccaggtgctgaggatggctccatggtctcagcctcaggcactagaatggctctgattgcagcagagcaatgccccggaggggcttgagcatcgccccctgctgggcatgctgggtggatcccggttgggtgcatgcgggaatctgagtCTGTCTGCCACACCCCCTTATCActtcggaagaatacaaaaaaacccaaaaacccacaaattaaaatatatttcgtAAAAAATAGATCACATCTCCCTCTGACGTGGAGATGCTCAGTAGTAAAAGCACAAAGATCCTTGGTATTTACCTAAATGAGTTGAAAATGTATGTCCACAGAAAAATctatacacaaatatttatagcagctttattcataattgccaaaacttggaaacaatgtgtccatcaacaggtgaatggataaacaaatgtggtacatccatacaatgaaatattattcagtgataaaaagaaatgagttatcaTGCCACATTAAGACATGGAGggaacttaaatgcatattatcaagtgaaagaagccaatctgaaaaggccatATGCTGTGTGATTCCAACTATAACACTGGAGAAGATAAAACTATGGagacattaaaaatatctgtGATTGTCAGGGGTTCAGGGGAGTGAGGAAAATGAGATTTTTAGGATAGTGAAACCATTGTGTATGATATTGTTATCGTGCATAAACTGTAATGTTACTATACACTTGTCAAAATCCATATAatgtattactcagccataaaaaaagaaatcttgtcatttgtgacaacctgtatgaacctagagagtattatgctaagtgaaataattcagacccagaaagacaaatatgtatgatttcacttacatgtggaatctaaaaaaattacaaaaaagaaacaaatgcacAAATACATAGAACAAACTGATCATTGCCAGATAGAAAGGGGGTTATAGGGATGAGTAAAAAAGGTGAAATGgattaagaagaacaaatttccagttataaaatagtcacagggatgtaaggtACAGCATTGAAAATGTAGTTGATAATATTGTATAAATTGTGTATGGTGTTAGAAgtgtactagacttattgtggtgatcactttgcaagttatataaatgtctaattcttatgtcatacacctgaaacttatgtcaattataattaagcaataaaaaattttaaataccaaaaaaaaaaaaaatccataggaCGTATAACACAAACAGTGAGCTGAGATAAACTATGAACTACAGTTAAGAATACTGTATCAATACTGGCTCATTATACCACATGTACaactaatgtaagatgttaacaacaGGGATATTGTGTGTGACAGAAGTTATAGAGGAACTTTTTGCTCAACTTCTCAGTAAATATAGAATGGCCcttaaaagaacaaaagcaagcACAGAGATGtagaacagagaaagaaataaaatagttactACATGCTGGACTTTTATTTTCACTAGTTAGCAGAAGTATGAGTGGGTACCTCTCAGCAAAGGTGCTATCACATTCTCTATATGGGATACACATCCAGAATGATGGGATACCTCATAACTGAATTTCCCTGAGATTCAAATATCCAGGTGGCAGATGAACCAATGCCTATTGATCTAATAGTCATTAGCTAGATCCCTATCACTGGCATCTCTATAACTGCTGAATTTCTTGAAACTTGATGCATACCTCAATCTTCTATTTTATCAAATATCATGAGTTCGAAATTGAACCATTACACATTTAGTTTTTGCccttataaaaaatttttgaaagaatgcattctttaatataaaaaaaagtatatatccaACAGCCTGTTTTTACCAGTTGTAAAACATCACAAAAACAATCTTTGAATTTAGGTACAATTATAGGAATCAGAATAATACATACCCTGAATTTTTAGGGTCcaattattaattttcattaagcacatgaaaatataaaaacttctCATTTCCTATCTCTGAAAGGTTTTAATGAGTGACACTTCAAGTCCTGATAAACCAGTAGCTCTACAAACCAGTGGTCTGTAGATCCCTGTGAATGCCCAGGTCCATTTGTGATCTGTGAGGGTGAAACAGTAACACTAAGATAATCATTTGCTGTTTTCACTGTTAAGATTTTCACTGATGGTGCAAAAGTTACTATGGGTAAGGCAACTGGTCCCCTAACATGGCAGTCGCACCAGACTACTAGGAATTATTGTAGTCATCACTGCTATTCACTCAGTAAAAAAACCCTATTTTCACATAAGTATATCCTTAATGAAGtggtaaaaattattaattttattaaatctggAGTCTTGAATATTCACCTTTTTAGCATACAATGGATTGAAATGGAACGAATGCATAATACTTATGCTGCATACCAAAGTATGGTCAATCATACTTTGAGAAAAACTGAGCTGGGAACTGAAAAAGCCTCAATTATCATGAATGCCATGTTTATTTGAAAGAACTGACAAACTAGTTATTCTGgcataacaaatattttctcaaaaaataaaaaaacacaaagggaATGTGTCATTTCaagtatttatgtttttgttgtcaaagACCAAAAAACCCCAGGTTTTTAAGTAGAAAGTAGAGTTCTGAAAAATTTGAATCTGTTACTGTGAACTTGATAGCTTCCCCAACCTAAAGAATTTTCTGATGAGATTGGTGGTTAATATtaacaaatgtgattttaaaatactgtatcatAAAATGTGTCAATATTTGGAAGATCCATATAATCCAGAGAACCAATACTTTACAAATGACCAATGCATGATGTTACAAAATCATGGATGGGTAAAATGAGATCCACTCAAAGTGCAAGATGGACCAATGGGTTGTAATGTAAATTAGTACTAAAGTTTCATTTATATGGTTTCAGATCCCATACTGCAAATATCCTTTAAGAAACTATCACTTGTCTAATCATTGTGTTGTGTCAAATGAGAATATCCACAATTACTCTGAAAATATTCTTCCCTTTTTCAGCTATTTGTGTGAAGCAAGACTGTTTCTATTCATTTGAACAAAAACATCACAAGGGACTGAACACAAAAGCAGATATAAGAACCCAACTGTCTTGCCTTCTATTAATCTGGTcgttaaacatatttattaaaatgtaaaacaatgtcatttttctcattttggggggacaatatagttatttttcataaaaatgcttttatatttatgtttaatgagtttaatatatttttaagtgaaataataaatatattttaaatttgtatttctacaATGTAAATATTAACAGCTATAACCCACAGAAACAAAAGTTTTTTTTGggtctcaataatttttaagagtataaaggATTCCTAAAACCACTAGAATAAGCTATTGTCAGACTGACAAAGTTATCTAAAAATTTGTCACAGTTTCTAATAGATTTAGAATATGACAGTAACAGGTTGATTTCATACTTAATATAAACATCATGATTAGGACAGtcataaaacattttcttggtATTTAACTTACAAAGCGAATTCTGTTTTACTAATTTCAGTTGTGATGTAGTCAATTTTTCTCCTTGCTGGCTTTTATTCTCTTCATCACCCTCCTCATCTTGTACTACAAAATCATCAATAATATAATCATCTCCATCTTCATCAGATTCATaatcctcttcttctccctcctcttcctcctcctcctcattttcATCACTGCTTGGGCAGGATTCCTTTTCACAGTcctaattaaattaaaacataatcCCTTCAGTAAACTGTACCTTTAAAATAGTATGGTTGTAAAATTAAGAGATtaaatctgaaacaaacaaaaaatgacccataaaaattaattttatattttaaggttAAAGAAAATCTTGtcatattaaacattgaaatttGAAATTAGGAAGAAGATAATATACCTTGGTAAGTgatgtaaaatgtttaaaatagacaTTAAGATTATAAGTAGAAAAACAGGAAAGACCATACAAAACagtctttcaattttaaaagaattatgtaCTGCAGCtcatgataaaattatatattagatACAATACTGCAATCAAATGTATTCATGgatacttcattaaaattaaattctagaATTATTGAGAAACAGGACAGAGTcagccttttcatttttataaaaattaagtaaaaatttaaaaacagtaacaaaaccaaaatataacACACCTCAAAATCTCTACTACTATTGCGTCTCTGACGAGATCtttgttttgagagttctttCAGTTTCTGGAGTTTTTCTTGCCTTCTTGCAGCTAAAGTTTTTTCAGGTTGTCTTTGCTCTATCTCCGCCGAAGAACCTTCATCTTCAACCACTCTACGTGGACGTTTAACACCTACTTTTCTAACTAGGATATCACTACCATCACTCTCATCGCTGTCATACATCACAGAGGACTTCCTTGTTCTTTTCCCTCGCTTAATGTGTTCTTCTTCTAAATCCTCCTCTGTCATTTGTTCAGTGTGTTTGTTGAGGTCATCACCCTCTTGACTTGAATGCTTTTCATGATCTGTTAAGTCAATACTACTATGactggttttgttcttttcttcttcatatgTGGAACTGTTGTCAGTGTTAATGAGATGCTCACAgttgtttccttcattttcaaCTTTAACTAATTTGAGCTCTCTTTCATTTTCTGGCTTGTTATTAGCAagctcttcatcactgtcaacacTTTGATCACTATCAAGCTCTTCATCACTATCGAGGTCTTCATCACTATCAAGGTCTTCATCACTATCAATGTCTTCATCACTATCAAGTAATTGTGAGACACTATTTCTTTTAGTCCGTCTCCAATCAACTCGCGATTTCTGTTCACGCTCTTGAGTTCTAGAATTTTTCCTTGTTTCATGTCTTCTAACATGTATCATTTTCACTTAAGTTTctacaaaataaagttattagaAATATAGTAACGATAACCAGATTATAACAGTGAATGCATTTATGGtacaaactatttttatttggCATTATAAAATGGTCCCTGAAGGTAACATCACATGAAATATCTGAGTGAAGATAGGAGAACAGTTATtcaatgaataatttatttaacatctaTGAAATCATTATATGAATATCTATTCTGAATTATGCTGTTTTGctgagacacaaagaaaaatcatGGTCCTGTGCTTCAGAACATTATTATCCACATGTAAAACTAAAACACAGAAACatataataattaagaaaaatgcaAGGAAGTATTAATTTAGTACCaagtgaataataaaaataactgataaaAGTGTAACAATGTAGAAAGACCATAATAGCAAGTGCTTCACTGAAGATTTTATTAAACAGATACGGTACAATTGAGTTCTAAAGGACTGACTATATTTGAACAAAGAATGAAAGACAAAAAGTGATTTTAGGCAGATAAAAATGGTAAGGTTGAAACTTTGGCACTGAAAAAGAACATATTAAGTTTAGTAAATAAGCAATACCTATTACTACTATATAAGTTTCACACCAAAAAGGTTATGAAAAAAAGGCTTTATGCtagaaaaaagatacaaatatagAAAAGTAGGGTGGGATTACCACAATGATTTAACCTGTAAGCAAAGAAGAATTCTGAACAGAGAAATGACATGATCATTCAATTTATATGAAGAAAGTTATAAAGTCATAATTGACATAAAAAAATAGTGGTGCAAAGGTGAAAGATAACCCATCCACTA is drawn from Saccopteryx leptura isolate mSacLep1 chromosome 1, mSacLep1_pri_phased_curated, whole genome shotgun sequence and contains these coding sequences:
- the CCDC82 gene encoding coiled-coil domain-containing protein 82; translated protein: MIHVRRHETRKNSRTQEREQKSRVDWRRTKRNSVSQLLDSDEDIDSDEDLDSDEDLDSDEELDSDQSVDSDEELANNKPENERELKLVKVENEGNNCEHLINTDNSSTYEEEKNKTSHSSIDLTDHEKHSSQEGDDLNKHTEQMTEEDLEEEHIKRGKRTRKSSVMYDSDESDGSDILVRKVGVKRPRRVVEDEGSSAEIEQRQPEKTLAARRQEKLQKLKELSKQRSRQRRNSSRDFEDCEKESCPSSDENEEEEEEEGEEEDYESDEDGDDYIIDDFVVQDEEGDEENKSQQGEKLTTSQLKLVKQNSLYSFSDHYTHFERVVKALLINALDESFLETLYDGTRKKSYAQDMLTSLHYLDNRFIQPRLESLSSRSRWKEQYKERVENYSNVSIDIRNAENCSCQACGLHRYCKFSVRLSGKLYNTRTMETDDFMSHDKQVFFVGRICAGRTRIYHSLKHFKFKLYQECCSMAKTGEVEDEQVKETVERIFNQSKESGWIKKKYDQLQDYLNQADYFQDEKFDL